A stretch of DNA from Ovis aries strain OAR_USU_Benz2616 breed Rambouillet chromosome 14, ARS-UI_Ramb_v3.0, whole genome shotgun sequence:
ataactttccttccaaggagtaagctctgggggatagtaaaggacaaggaagcctggcatgctgcaggccatggggtcgcaaagagttggacaggctatggcttagcaactgagcaacagtaATACTGATACAGCGTTTAAAAccactgagggggaaaaaagccagTAAGAAGCTGTGCTGTAGAGAAGCAAGAAATAATCTCAACATCAGAAGATCTTCACTTCAGGGAGGTCTGAAACTTCCTTACACCTTAGGATGATCACGCATAAAGTGAGGGATGATGTTGTGGCTGTTAATTCTCATAATAAGTTGAGATTACTTTTGGAAAATCACCTGTAGTAAAAGCACTTACATGACCCATTACTGAACATCACCAAAATAGTCACCTATTGAAGTTTTAGGGATTCCAGGACAGGACAAATGATCACCagtaagtatcagttcagtcgctcagtcacacccgactctttgcgaccccatggactgcagcacgccaggcctccctgtccatcaccaactcccagaacttggtgaaactcatgtccatcaatcagtgataccatccaaccatctcattctctgttgcccccttctcctcctgccgtcacaCCCCCAAACCAAGCACCTTATTGATGTCACAGTCAGGTCAACACAAAGAAATTAAGCTGCTCAGCATTTCAACGTCTTCACTCAAAACTGAACTGCTGCTTCTCGAAAATTTGAGGGTTAAACAGGAAAGGGTTTGATAACATATACAGCAACTCCTGTTTCAAgataatttagaaaacatttctgGGGCCTGAATTTAGGAGAACAGCTAAGCTTCCTTATCATCCAGCCAGGAAGCCAGAAGTGTCAGGGACAGGATAAGAAAAGGTCACAGGAGAAGAACCAGAtgaaactcaaatattttaaaatattattctttcagGAGGACAAACTCAGAGAAAGCTTTAAGACTTTGGTGACGCCACTGGCCCCACTGTGGCTCCAACACAGGCTCAGAGGAGAGCCACAGGGCATTTTATGGACGGTCTGGAGCTCTGAAATAGAGCTGGGCACTGACCTGGGCCGGGCTACTTCAGAGCCACAGGGACTAAGAGAACtgtgctttcttatctctgagaGACAATAGCAGACTCCCCTCCACTGAGTTTCGGGCACCAGTTTGACACAGTAGATATCATCTCTTGATGTCTGGTACATAAACCTTCAACATGCAGGGTCTGAGATACAAAAATTACCCCTGAGTAAATGAGTTAAGAACCCAGGGAATCCTACAGAAAACCTCCAGGAAAAAGTGCTCACAGACTGGAGCTGATCTAGGATGCTtggtcagtcctaaaagaaatcagccctgaatattcactggaaggactgatgaagctgaagccccagtcctttggccacctgatgcgaagagctgactcactggaaaagaccctgatgctggaagggactgggggcaggaggagaaggggacgacagagaggagatggttggatggcatccccgacctggtgggcatgagtttgagcaagctccgggagatggtaaaggacagagaagcctggcgtgctgcagtccgtggggtctcaaagagcggGGCATGACTCAACAAGCAAACAGCAAACCACGGATAACACAACAACAGACCAGACCCCCCGCATTTCCTGGAAGAACGTGGGCAGAGCCTGAGAAGGGGCGCCAAAGTCAGGTAAGGAGGGGGGCCCCCGCAGCACTCACTCCGGAGTTCCCAGGCCGGAAGTCCTCTTCTTTTCCAGGTCGCAGCTGACGGAGAGCCTCAGCTTTCGTAACTTCTGACAGTGCTTGAGGCAAAAGGAAGAAACCCGGAGGTGTTCGCAGCCCTGAATGTCCAGATCGGCCTCCGGGAGGTGATTCAAAACCCGCCGGGCCAAGTTTTCATCCTGGGTCTCATGCAGGCACTGGAAGAGCCAGAGGAAGTCAAAGTGCGCCGAGACGGCGCCGCACCTCTCCAGCTCCTCCGCCCAGTCCAACAGCTCGTCCGCCGCCCCGGGGTACATCTGGCAACCCAAGGCCTCTTCCAGTTGCCCGGCCAGGTCTGTTCCTAAGAGGCCGAAGAAAAAGCGCACCGTCTGACGCCAGTAGGGGTTGGCGTCGGCGAAGGCGTGGTTCAGCCACCGCCTCATCTCCTGATGCCGGGGGACCCCGCCCAGCGAGCCTCGGGACCCCCGGAGCACGTAGAACAAGGCCCCGAAGAACTCCTGGAAGCTCCGGTGAGCAAACGTCACGCAGTGCTCACAATCGCTGACCCTTCGGAGAATCTGCAGCCTCAGCAGACCGTCGATGAAAGGGGCCTCCAGGCGCCGGCGCTCCAGGGCGTCTCCCGCAAAGGTGAAGGCGGCCAGCCACAGCCCCTCGGCGGCCAGCGAGCAGAACGCCCTCCACTGTCCGGCCGAGCTGCCGGTCCGCAGACCCGGCTCCGCCTCCGCGAGGAGGCTGCAGAAGAGGCGGGCGTAGAGGCTGGTGGGGGTGGGCGCGCCCGGCGCCGGTGCCGAGGCCGGGCTGGCGGCCAGCTGCCGCTTGAGGCCGGCGCACACGGCCCAGCACGCCAGCGGCGCGGCGCACGAGCGGACCAGGGTCTCCGACCCGCGCATCCGGCGCCAGGCCTCCTCGGCCACGTCCGGGTCCCCCAGGAACCTCCGGAGATACTCCCGGCGGTCCCCTTCGGTGAAGCCCGGGATGTCCACGCAGCACGGGCTGAGCAGCAGCCTCCGGAGGGCGCGGCCCCCAGGGGGCCCGGCGGTGACGAGCAAGGTCGCCTCGGGGACCAGCTCCCTCTTCAGCAGGCGGACCAGGATGCTGGCCGCCGGGAGCTCCTGGTACCAGTCGGCGCTGGGCTGGCTGGCGGAGCCGTCGGAGCCCAGGATCACCTCTTCCGCGCCGTCGATGACGAACAGCAGCCGCTCGGGGTGCGCCCTGAGCTCTTCCACGGGGACCTGCGAGTCCGGCCAGTCCAGGGCCAGCAGGCCGGCGAAACTGGTGTCGCCGAGCTCGGCCAGCCGGTGGCCGCTGATGTAGAAAACGTAGGAGAAGCGGCCCCGGAAGAGGACGCCCTCCGCCCAGTGCAGCACCAGCTTGGTGGCCAGGGTGGTCTTGCCCACGCCAGCCGCGCCCTCGAGCAGCACGGTGAGGGGCGGCGCCCCGGCCCCCCGCGGGTGCAGGAGGCCCCGCAGCTCTGCGTGCTCCCGCTGCGTCACGTCCCGCAGGTAGATGTGGTCCTCGGGCCAGGGCGTGCGGTCCCACAGGGCCAGGATCCGGGTCCTCAGCCTCTCCCTGTATCTTCTTCTGTGGGCtgaaagggaagggaggagacacAGACGGCCCAGAGGCGCCTGAGATGATGCTCAGCATCGCTAAGGACCAGAGAAACGCAAGTCGCAGGTCGGAACTACAGGGTGGTGGGAGCCAGGTTTGGgcggagaatggatacaggtatagTAGGCTGAGTCCCTTCGCGGTCCACTTAAAACTGTTACAGCATTGTTGATCCGCTGTGGTCGCTCtagagttgctaagtcgtgtctgactctttgcaaccccgtggactgtcgcccaccaggctcctctgtccaggggattctccaggcaagaatactggagtgggttgccatttccttctccaggggatcgtccacacccagggatcgaaccctagtctcctgcactggcgggcagattctttaccccggAGCCAGAGGGGAAGCTGTACTccaatatgaaatgaaaaactcaaaaaaaaaaacaaaaaacaaaaaacaaacccctacaatgaggtatcacctcacactggtcagaacagccatcataaAGTCCAcgagaaataaatgctggagagtgtgtggagacaAGGGAGCCCTCCTGCACTGTGGCCGGGGAAtggaaactggtgcagccactaaggAGAAGAGTGtgcaggttccttaaaaaaaggaaaaaaaaaaactaccgcATGCCCACTTCCGGTCATATATCTGAAGAAAGCCACAGTCGGAAAAGACACAGGCATCCCAGCGTTCacagcagcgctatttacaacagccaggatgCAGAAGCACCCTAGACGTCCATTCACAGACAAATGGACAACAAAGACCCGgagcgtgtgtgcctgtgtgtgtgtgtgtgtggtggactatcactcagctatgaaaagaatACAAAGCCACCGGCAGCAATATGGAATGGGCTTGGACACGCTTTACTAAATGAACTAAGTCAGACCTACATACAATATCATTCATATGTGacatctaaaaaaaaatcaaactagtgactataacagaaaagactcagacacagaacaaacttgtggttgcccggtgggggaggggaggggcactatagggggtgggggaggggaggtacGAACTACTGTTCCTAAGACAGGCTACAAGGATGCTGTGTACCACACGGGGAATATacctaataatttttttcaaaaaaacctGTAAATACAATGCAACCTGTTACAactgtgtaaaaaataaaatacagctaCCTATCACTGCAGCGCAAAGTCCAGAGACGGACGCTGTACCTAACCCCTTAGAGGGGACCCGGTGAGAATGTCCGGCTAATGGTGACCTGTTGCTCTTCCAGGCTTGATCGGAAGGTCAGGTCGGCTAGTTTCTGGCACACTGTAACTGGAAGGCAATTTCAAGGCAGGGGCAAAAGTAGAACGCGTGGAATGCACGTTCCACCGAGCAGCTTGTCTGCGATCATCGCGAAGTAGTCTACAAACCTGTCTCTTCCAGCGCCGCTGGTTCTTCCTGGTTTGGGTCTTGGAGTCTGCCCACCTGTGACATTTCTGAAATGAAACAGTGAGGTTGGGATGCTGAGATTCTGCCCGGCTGGAAAACAAGCTCAGAACCACGGGTGATCTCAGCAGAACCAACCGTTTCTCTGCCAGACGTGGGATTAAAGAGACTGAACGTCATACCTTCCAGCTTACCAACCTGACCACACTGGAGACATGCTCCTTTGCAAAGCCGCAGCTCATGTTGAAAGCGCACCCCTGTGggcacagggagaggggaggagagggggagacgCACGGAGAGAGTAACACGGAAATGTCCATTCCTGTGCGCAAAAGAGACAGCCGacgggaatttgctgcatggctcaggagactcaaacaggggctccatatcaacctagaggggtggggtggtggggtgggcggggagatgggagggagcttcaagagggaggggcatgtgtatacctgtgaccaattcatgttgaggtttgacagaaaacaagtctgtaaagtaattatctttcagttaattattttttaattattaaaaaaaaaacccacttcctGGGGCCCTGGATGCAGCCAGCATCCCCCACCTGGTCTGGAATGCTTCCCTCCCCCCCGCACCCCAACCCGCCACCCCCGCCATTTCCGCTTGGCTCACTCCATCCCCTCGGAGTCTCTGCTCACCTCTTGGTGCCTGGCGACCTGGGTGGACCTACAGTGTGTCAGAGTgtggtaagtcagaaagagaaatacaca
This window harbors:
- the NLRP13 gene encoding NACHT, LRR and PYD domains-containing protein 13, producing the protein MASPAGIPGHDGARDQLLSHLRRLDPWQLEDFKLGLQCPELLPAGARWIPWADLRAAGPADLLCLLEECYPGRRAWEAALRVFQNLRLSSLCERLRAELHEMSQVGRLQDPNQEEPAALEETAHRRRYRERLRTRILALWDRTPWPEDHIYLRDVTQREHAELRGLLHPRGAGAPPLTVLLEGAAGVGKTTLATKLVLHWAEGVLFRGRFSYVFYISGHRLAELGDTSFAGLLALDWPDSQVPVEELRAHPERLLFVIDGAEEVILGSDGSASQPSADWYQELPAASILVRLLKRELVPEATLLVTAGPPGGRALRRLLLSPCCVDIPGFTEGDRREYLRRFLGDPDVAEEAWRRMRGSETLVRSCAAPLACWAVCAGLKRQLAASPASAPAPGAPTPTSLYARLFCSLLAEAEPGLRTGSSAGQWRAFCSLAAEGLWLAAFTFAGDALERRRLEAPFIDGLLRLQILRRVSDCEHCVTFAHRSFQEFFGALFYVLRGSRGSLGGVPRHQEMRRWLNHAFADANPYWRQTVRFFFGLLGTDLAGQLEEALGCQMYPGAADELLDWAEELERCGAVSAHFDFLWLFQCLHETQDENLARRVLNHLPEADLDIQGCEHLRVSSFCLKHCQKLRKLRLSVSCDLEKKRTSGLGTPEMRAADFQMHQWEDICSVFCSGNLSELDLSNSKLSTASMMRLCLNLGNPRCRLKKLAWKSVSPVEGLRKLGLLLHGNRHLTHLDLSSNILRAAVSPGVFRMLGHSACSLKYLWLESCGLSAEVCHQLFMELGRNSSLRFLSLADNNLSHVELERLREPPGTATCALKELSLEKGNLSAAACEALASLLTSTPRLTRLCLGLNPLGNEGVRLLCGSLTWPACVLQRLELWWCLLGAPSCRHLSDALCRSRSLTHLNLRKNHLGDGGVKLLCAALGRAYCALQSLNLSHCSLTVAGCCELAYALKRNGHLKILDVGNNAIQDEGVRELCSVLKSPSCVLQTLGLEKCSLTAVCCRPLSCVLGSSKSLENLNLLGNNLGPDGVSRLWKPLRKSTCRLRKLGLEKDLCSAVSAELEKLHEKGCSLRVTSQWDFNDPEERWWW